A part of Drosophila bipectinata strain 14024-0381.07 chromosome 3L, DbipHiC1v2, whole genome shotgun sequence genomic DNA contains:
- the Cpr65Ec gene encoding pupal cuticle protein Edg-78E produces MNKFIVLAVAALSVACVQARPDAFDAAAETREYKSDLKEDGSYQYQYQTSNGIAGQEAGVGGYYASGSNAYYAPDGQLIQLTYTADATGFHPAGAHLPTPPPIPAAILKSLEYIRTHPHQETRQGQGRF; encoded by the exons ATGAACAAATTC ATCGTCCTTGCCGTCGCCGCTCTGTCCGTTGCCTGTGTCCAGGCTCGTCCTGATGCCTTCGACGCCGCCGCCGAGACAAGGGAGTACAAGAGCGACCTGAAGGAGGATGGCAGCTATCAGTACCAGTACCAGACCTCCAATGGCATCGCCGGCCAGGAGGCGGGTGTGGGAGGCTACTACGCAAGCGGTTCCAACGCGTACTACGCCCCCGACGGCCAACTCATCCAGTTGACCTACACGGCTGACGCGACTGGCTTCCACCCCGCCGGCGCCCACCTGCCCACTCCCCCACCCATCCCAGCGGCTATCCTGAAGTCCCTGGAGTACATCCGCACCCACCCGCACCAGGAGACGCGCCAGGGTCAGGGACGCTTCTAA
- the Cpr65Ea gene encoding pupal cuticle protein Edg-78E has product MYKLLLVATLLGCALAAPLNDDTITKFLANQDTDGTYAYDVQQASGLQIQEEGQAGHYARGSYAYISPEGVPVQVIYTADENGFHPQSDLLPTPPPIPEAILRSIQFIQEHPTPEELADRAVRAQQI; this is encoded by the exons ATGTACAAGCTC CTCCTCGTCGCCACACTCCTGGGATGCGCCCTGGCCGCCCCCCTCAACGATGACACGATCACCAAGTTCCTCGCCAACCAGGACACCGACGGCACCTACGCCTACGACGTCCAGCAGGCCAGCGGTCTCCAAATCCAGGAAGAGGGCCAGGCTGGGCACTATGCTCGCGGCTCCTACGCCTACATTTCCCCTGAGGGCGTTCCCGTCCAGGTGATCTACACCGCCGACGAGAACGGCTTCCACCCCCAGTCCGACCTGCTGCCCACTCCCCCTCCAATCCCAGAGGCCATCCTGCGCTCCATCCAGTTCATCCAGGAGCACCCCACTCCTGAGGAGCTGGCCGATCGTGCCGTGCGCGCCCAGCAGATCTAA
- the Cpr65Eb gene encoding pupal cuticle protein Edg-78E: protein MSKIFVATVVLLSLAGALEARPSDSPDAHAEIRSFVNELKQEDGSYNYQFETSNGIAQQEQGVGGYYASGSSQYYTPEGQLIQLTYTADENGFQPQGEHLPTSPPIPEAILKSLEWNRNHPEEETEEYAHGHGHRGHAGHGLEQGKQYLQPATTPLLAPAPAVAVAVGGAGLPYDRKL, encoded by the exons ATGTCGAAGATC TTTGTTGCTACCGTTGTCCTGCTCTCTCTGGCCGGCGCCTTGGAGGCTCGTCCTTCCGACTCCCCCGACGCCCATGCCGAGATCCGCAGCTTTGTCAACGAACTGAAGCAGGAGGACGGCAGCTACAATTACCAGTTCGAGACCTCCAACGGGATCGCCCAGCAGGAGCAGGGTGTAGGAGGTTACTACGCCAGCGGTTCCTCCCAGTATTACACCCCTGAGGGACAGCTCATCCAGCTGACATACACCGCGGACGAGAACGGATTCCAGCCACAGGGTGAGCACCTGCCCACCTCTCCTCCGATCCCCGAGGCCATCCTCAAGTCGCTGGAGTGGAACCGCAACCATCCGGAGGAGGAAACCGAGGAGTATGCCCATGGTCATGGACACCGTGGACACGCTGGACATGGTCTGGAGCAGGGCAAGCAGTATCTGCAGCCGGCCACTACACCTCTGCTGGCGCCTGCGCCAGCTGTGGCGGTGGCTGTGGGCGGAGCCGGACTCCCCTACGACAGGAAGCTGTAA